One stretch of Burkholderia pyrrocinia DNA includes these proteins:
- a CDS encoding carboxymuconolactone decarboxylase family protein, with translation MQPRLNFYTASPNAIKVMRNAEDFIAKSTIEKPLAELVRLRASQINGCAFCVDMHTSDARKGGETDRRLATVVVWRETPFFTERERAALEWTEALTLVASNHVPDAVWEAVKPHFSDEELFDLSMLIATINTWNRFAIAFRKMPE, from the coding sequence ATGCAACCGCGCCTGAACTTCTATACCGCCAGCCCGAATGCGATCAAGGTGATGCGCAACGCCGAGGACTTCATCGCGAAAAGCACGATCGAGAAGCCGCTCGCCGAACTCGTCCGCCTGCGCGCGTCGCAGATCAACGGCTGCGCGTTCTGCGTCGACATGCACACCAGCGACGCGCGCAAGGGCGGCGAAACCGACCGCCGTCTCGCGACCGTCGTCGTGTGGCGCGAAACGCCGTTCTTCACCGAGCGCGAGCGCGCGGCGCTGGAATGGACCGAGGCGCTGACGCTGGTGGCCAGCAATCACGTACCCGACGCCGTCTGGGAAGCCGTGAAGCCGCACTTCAGCGACGAGGAGCTGTTCGACCTGTCGATGCTGATCGCGACCATCAACACGTGGAACCGCTTCGCGATCGCGTTCCGCAAGATGCCCGAGTAA
- a CDS encoding efflux transporter outer membrane subunit: MKPASHRASLAARGFTLAAAALLVAGCAVGPDFRMPDAPATQQYTRDEPPVTTAAASGPAGGAQTFASAAHTPQRWWTQFGSEPLNRLVDTAWQNSPTLAEARARLDEARQNHAAEAGATMLPRVDANLSATREKVDIAAFGLPGNVPNPGPFTLYDASVSVSYVLDVFGGNRRALEALRAQVDYQAYTLDAARLTLAGNVVATAILRASLAQQVALTQQLVDAQARQLRIVEARFAAGGVSRADVHAQRALLAQTQASLPPLAARLAQAGHRLAILLGAPPSSVMLPDLALDALVLPRTLPVTLPSTLARERPDIRAAEAMLHQASANVGVATANLYPRFSISAGIGSERTRIADIVSGLNVWNVGLGLAQPLFHGGELRAKKRAAEAAYDAAFASYRETVLQALQQVADAMRAVEHDATELQARDTAAQEAAARNAIAGDRYAAGGISTFDLLDAQRQTLQTALDRTRAQADRLADTAALFQALAGSWMDDAAK, encoded by the coding sequence ATGAAACCGGCTTCGCATCGCGCCTCCCTCGCTGCCCGCGGCTTTACGCTGGCCGCCGCTGCGCTGCTCGTCGCCGGTTGCGCGGTCGGGCCGGATTTCCGCATGCCGGACGCACCGGCCACGCAGCAGTACACGCGCGACGAGCCGCCCGTCACGACGGCGGCCGCCAGTGGCCCGGCCGGCGGCGCGCAGACGTTCGCATCGGCCGCGCACACGCCGCAACGCTGGTGGACGCAGTTCGGTTCGGAACCGCTGAATCGGCTCGTCGACACCGCGTGGCAAAACAGCCCGACGCTCGCCGAGGCCCGTGCGCGGCTCGACGAAGCGCGGCAGAACCATGCGGCCGAAGCCGGCGCGACGATGCTGCCGCGTGTCGACGCGAACCTGTCCGCCACGCGCGAGAAGGTCGACATCGCCGCGTTCGGGCTGCCGGGCAACGTGCCGAATCCGGGGCCGTTCACGCTGTACGACGCGTCGGTCAGCGTGTCGTACGTGCTCGACGTGTTCGGCGGCAACCGGCGTGCGCTCGAAGCGCTGCGCGCGCAGGTCGACTATCAGGCGTACACGCTCGACGCCGCACGCTTGACGCTCGCGGGCAACGTCGTCGCCACCGCGATCCTGCGCGCGTCGCTCGCGCAGCAGGTCGCGCTCACGCAGCAACTGGTCGACGCGCAGGCGCGGCAGTTGCGCATCGTCGAAGCGCGCTTCGCGGCGGGCGGCGTGTCGCGGGCCGACGTGCATGCGCAACGCGCGCTGCTCGCGCAAACGCAGGCATCGCTGCCGCCGCTCGCGGCCCGCCTCGCGCAAGCCGGCCACCGGCTCGCGATCCTGCTCGGCGCGCCGCCGTCCAGCGTCATGCTGCCCGACCTCGCGCTCGATGCACTCGTGCTGCCGCGCACGCTGCCCGTCACGCTGCCGTCGACGCTCGCGCGCGAACGGCCCGACATCCGTGCGGCGGAAGCCATGCTGCACCAGGCGAGCGCGAACGTCGGCGTGGCCACCGCGAACCTGTATCCGCGTTTTTCGATTTCGGCGGGGATCGGCTCGGAGCGCACGCGCATCGCGGATATCGTGAGCGGGTTGAATGTGTGGAACGTCGGCCTTGGTCTTGCGCAACCGCTCTTTCACGGCGGCGAGCTGCGCGCGAAGAAACGCGCGGCCGAAGCGGCGTACGACGCCGCGTTCGCGAGCTATCGGGAAACCGTGCTGCAGGCGCTTCAGCAGGTAGCCGACGCGATGCGCGCGGTCGAGCACGATGCGACCGAGCTGCAGGCGCGGGACACGGCCGCGCAGGAAGCGGCGGCACGCAACGCGATTGCCGGCGACCGTTACGCGGCGGGCGGGATCAGCACGTTCGACCTGCTCGACGCGCAGCGGCAGACGCTGCAGACGGCGCTCGACCGCACTCGCGCGCAGGCCGATCGGCTTGCCGATACGGCGGCGCTGTTTCAGGCGCTGGCGGGAAGCTGGATGGATGATGCGGCGAAGTGA
- a CDS encoding ABC transporter permease produces MNAWAGLRESFSVARWWSIVLKEFLQLRRDRVTFAMIVGVPIIQLALFGFAINTDPKHLPTAVIVADSSPFARSFIAAMRNSAYFDIVETLPDEAAGRHALARGDVQFVLSVPADFSRRLLRGERPSLLVEADATDPVATASAIGALPGLVQPVANKDLTGPLAHLNGRPAAFDVVLHRLYNPEGITQYNVVPGLMGVILTMTMVMMTGLAITRERERGTMENLLATPVRPLEVMTGKIVPYVFIGLIQVSIILVAARFVFVVPFVGGVFAIYLSALLFIAANLTVGITLSSLAQNQLQAMQLAVFYFLPNILLSGFMFPFAGMPKWAQFIGNLLPLTYFNRLVRGILLKGNGWADLWPSVWPVALFTVVVMSIALRFYRRTLD; encoded by the coding sequence ATGAACGCGTGGGCGGGCCTGCGCGAATCGTTCTCGGTCGCGCGCTGGTGGAGCATCGTGCTGAAGGAATTCCTGCAGTTGCGCCGCGACCGCGTGACGTTCGCGATGATCGTCGGCGTGCCGATCATCCAGCTCGCGCTGTTCGGATTCGCGATCAACACCGATCCGAAGCACCTGCCGACCGCGGTGATCGTCGCCGATTCGAGCCCGTTCGCGCGCAGCTTCATCGCCGCGATGCGCAATTCCGCGTACTTCGACATCGTCGAGACGCTGCCGGACGAAGCGGCCGGCCGGCATGCGCTCGCCCGCGGCGACGTGCAGTTCGTGCTGAGCGTGCCGGCGGATTTCTCGCGGCGGCTGCTGCGCGGCGAGCGTCCGTCGCTGCTCGTCGAGGCGGACGCGACCGACCCCGTCGCAACCGCGTCGGCGATCGGCGCGCTGCCGGGCCTCGTGCAGCCCGTCGCGAACAAGGACCTGACGGGGCCGCTCGCGCACCTGAACGGCCGCCCGGCCGCGTTCGACGTCGTACTGCACCGGCTGTACAACCCGGAAGGCATCACGCAGTACAACGTCGTGCCGGGCCTGATGGGCGTGATCCTGACGATGACGATGGTGATGATGACGGGCCTCGCGATCACGCGCGAACGCGAGCGCGGCACGATGGAGAACCTGCTCGCGACGCCCGTGCGGCCGCTCGAGGTGATGACGGGCAAGATCGTCCCTTATGTGTTCATCGGGCTGATCCAGGTGTCGATCATCCTCGTCGCGGCGCGATTCGTGTTCGTCGTGCCATTCGTCGGCGGCGTGTTCGCGATCTACCTGTCCGCGCTGCTGTTCATCGCCGCGAACCTGACGGTCGGCATCACGCTTTCATCGCTCGCGCAGAACCAGTTGCAGGCGATGCAGCTCGCCGTGTTCTATTTCCTGCCGAACATCCTGCTGTCCGGTTTCATGTTCCCGTTCGCCGGGATGCCGAAGTGGGCGCAGTTCATCGGCAACCTGCTGCCGCTCACCTACTTCAACCGCCTTGTGCGCGGCATCCTGCTGAAGGGCAACGGCTGGGCCGACCTGTGGCCGTCCGTGTGGCCGGTCGCGCTGTTCACCGTCGTCGTGATGAGCATCGCGCTGCGCTTCTACCGGCGCACGCTCGATTAG
- a CDS encoding porin: MKKRVAFAMTAAGLAAATAAHAQSSVTLYGIVDNAIAWQNNSSAVGATTGGHSKVQMATGIWAGSRFGLKGSEDLGGGTKAIFQLEAGFNANNGSSQWANGIFTRQAWVGLSNAAYGTLTAGRQYTAYYTLLSPYSPTTWLTGYYGAHPGDIDSLDTSYRANNSLVYMSPKFYGFTVGGSYSLGGVAGSFNRGSTWSAAIQYLNGPAGIAVGYQRVNNATLGGGVWGANSTVQNGLTPSGDGNEPAVSSINNGYKFAQSQQRIAVTAGYQFTPSWDISASYSNVQYIPGTGSGFKNTAIFNTAGAVLHWKASPQWDFAAGYSYTAATQSNGVSSSAKYHQVTLSQYYSLSKRTGLYAVEAWQHASGNTLTPTGGIITATTSIGDGVGAGSKQNQIAAGVGLIHRF; encoded by the coding sequence ATGAAAAAGCGCGTCGCTTTCGCCATGACGGCAGCGGGTCTCGCAGCCGCTACCGCCGCCCACGCCCAGAGCAGCGTGACCCTGTACGGTATCGTCGATAACGCCATCGCTTGGCAGAACAACTCGTCGGCAGTCGGCGCGACCACGGGTGGTCACTCGAAGGTGCAGATGGCCACCGGCATTTGGGCAGGCAGCCGCTTCGGCCTGAAGGGCAGCGAAGATCTCGGCGGCGGCACGAAGGCGATTTTCCAGTTGGAAGCCGGCTTCAACGCGAACAACGGCTCGTCGCAGTGGGCCAACGGCATCTTCACGCGTCAGGCGTGGGTCGGTCTGTCCAACGCAGCGTACGGTACGCTGACGGCGGGCCGCCAGTACACCGCGTACTACACGCTGCTGTCGCCGTATAGCCCGACGACCTGGCTGACCGGTTATTACGGCGCGCACCCGGGCGATATCGATTCGCTGGACACCAGCTACCGCGCGAACAACTCGCTCGTCTACATGTCGCCGAAGTTCTACGGCTTCACGGTCGGCGGTTCGTATTCGCTCGGCGGCGTGGCAGGCAGCTTCAACCGCGGCTCGACGTGGAGCGCGGCGATCCAGTACCTGAACGGCCCGGCAGGCATCGCGGTCGGTTATCAGCGCGTCAACAACGCGACGCTCGGCGGCGGCGTGTGGGGCGCGAACTCGACGGTCCAGAACGGCCTGACGCCTTCGGGCGACGGCAACGAGCCGGCCGTTTCGTCGATCAACAATGGCTACAAGTTCGCCCAGTCGCAGCAGCGTATCGCCGTGACGGCTGGCTACCAGTTCACGCCGTCGTGGGACATTTCGGCGTCGTACTCGAACGTTCAGTACATCCCGGGTACGGGTTCGGGCTTCAAGAACACGGCGATCTTCAACACGGCAGGCGCCGTGCTGCACTGGAAGGCATCGCCGCAGTGGGACTTCGCGGCAGGCTACTCGTACACGGCGGCAACGCAGTCGAACGGTGTCTCGAGCTCGGCCAAGTATCACCAGGTCACGCTGTCGCAGTACTACAGCCTGTCGAAGCGTACGGGCCTGTACGCGGTTGAGGCTTGGCAGCACGCCAGCGGCAACACGCTGACCCCGACGGGCGGCATCATCACCGCAACGACGTCGATCGGCGACGGCGTGGGCGCAGGTTCGAAGCAGAACCAGATCGCTGCCGGCGTCGGCCTGATCCACCGCTTCTGA
- a CDS encoding PLP-dependent aminotransferase family protein, with product MDIAIRIEGRHDLTGQIFRQLRTAIVDGRLEGGARLPSTRDLAKQLGVSRKTTLDAFERLVAEGYLNTRAGDGTFVADGLARVPHAAAMSAPSLVEATPRIDAVDARALWNDLPDALAMPAPQDSPGFDFRGGVTDKTLFPFDAWRRCLHHALRQQARGPGQYHDPAGDPQLRGAIARYVAFSRAVTCSWDDVLVTQGAQQALDLLARVVVRPGDVVAVEDPGYPPARAAFASLGATVIGVPVDAHGLVTERLPDEARLVYVTPSHQFPLGMPMTLERRIALLEWAQRRRAVIIEDDYDGEFRFEGRPVESLKSLDRTGLVAYVGTFSKTIFPELRIGYAIPPRALRGALAKAKQIVDWHTCTLTQAALARFMLEGDFARHLKRVQKHYDARRKMLIAHLRGELAPWFDAIVPTAGIHLAAHLKPGLDEAALVRAAREKDIGLYGISAFHVGVPVRAGLLFGYGGIDALRIDAALAKLAGLLGSGSFGVPALVT from the coding sequence ATGGACATCGCGATCCGCATCGAAGGCCGCCACGACCTGACGGGGCAAATCTTCCGGCAACTGCGCACCGCGATCGTCGACGGGCGTCTCGAAGGCGGCGCACGGCTGCCGTCGACGCGCGATCTCGCGAAGCAGCTCGGCGTATCGCGCAAGACGACGCTCGACGCGTTCGAGCGTCTCGTCGCCGAGGGCTACCTGAATACGCGTGCCGGCGACGGCACGTTCGTCGCCGACGGCCTCGCGCGCGTGCCGCACGCCGCGGCCATGTCGGCGCCGTCGCTCGTCGAGGCCACGCCGCGCATCGACGCGGTCGACGCACGCGCGCTGTGGAACGACCTGCCCGACGCGCTCGCGATGCCCGCGCCGCAGGATTCGCCCGGCTTCGACTTCCGCGGCGGCGTGACCGACAAGACGCTGTTCCCGTTCGACGCGTGGCGACGCTGCCTACACCATGCACTACGCCAGCAGGCGCGCGGCCCCGGCCAGTACCACGACCCGGCCGGCGATCCGCAGCTGCGCGGCGCGATCGCGCGCTACGTCGCGTTCAGCCGCGCGGTCACGTGCAGCTGGGACGACGTGCTCGTCACGCAAGGCGCACAGCAGGCGCTCGACCTGCTCGCGCGCGTCGTCGTGCGGCCCGGCGACGTGGTCGCGGTCGAGGACCCGGGCTATCCGCCGGCACGCGCCGCGTTCGCGTCGCTCGGCGCGACGGTGATCGGCGTGCCGGTCGATGCGCACGGCCTCGTCACGGAACGGCTGCCCGACGAAGCGCGCCTCGTCTACGTGACGCCATCGCACCAGTTCCCGCTCGGGATGCCGATGACGCTGGAGCGGCGCATCGCGCTGCTCGAATGGGCGCAGCGCCGCCGCGCGGTGATCATCGAGGACGACTACGACGGCGAGTTCCGCTTCGAAGGCCGGCCCGTGGAATCGCTGAAGAGCCTCGATCGCACGGGCCTCGTCGCGTACGTCGGCACGTTCTCGAAGACGATTTTTCCCGAACTGCGGATCGGCTACGCGATTCCGCCGCGTGCGCTGCGCGGCGCGCTCGCCAAGGCGAAGCAGATCGTCGACTGGCACACCTGCACGCTGACGCAGGCGGCGCTCGCGCGCTTCATGCTCGAAGGCGATTTCGCGCGGCACCTGAAGCGCGTGCAGAAACATTACGATGCGCGCCGCAAGATGCTGATCGCGCATCTGCGCGGCGAACTGGCGCCGTGGTTCGACGCGATCGTGCCGACCGCCGGCATCCACCTCGCCGCGCACCTGAAGCCGGGGCTCGACGAAGCGGCGCTGGTCCGCGCGGCGCGCGAGAAGGACATCGGCCTGTACGGGATCTCGGCGTTCCATGTCGGCGTGCCGGTCCGCGCGGGGCTGCTGTTCGGCTATGGCGGGATCGACGCGCTGCGCATCGATGCGGCGCTCGCGAAGCTGGCCGGGCTGCTGGGTTCGGGCAGTTTCGGTGTCCCGGCACTGGTTACCTGA
- a CDS encoding HlyD family secretion protein — protein sequence MNAARALPLALATVALLAGCGRSTDNGATYQGYVEGEFVYLSSSQSGTLTQLSVARGQAVAAGTPAFSLEAANETAALLQAQHQLAAARAQLADLQTGKRPPEVAVTQAQLVQATAQAARAAAQLARDERQYAAGGLSKQQLDDSRTSAQTTAAQMHELQKQVDVARLPGRAQQVAAQAAQVDAAQAAVAEAQWKLDQKRVAAPAAGRVYDTLYRVGEWVQAGNPVVQMLPPQNLKVRFFVPEAAIASLAPGHAVAIHCDGCAADVPARITYVSSEAEYTPPVIYSNESRTKLVFMIEARPAVADAPKLHPGQPVAVRVQ from the coding sequence GTGAACGCGGCCCGCGCGCTGCCGCTCGCGCTCGCCACCGTCGCGCTGCTCGCCGGTTGCGGACGGTCGACGGACAATGGCGCGACCTACCAGGGTTATGTCGAAGGCGAATTCGTGTACCTGTCGTCGTCGCAATCGGGCACGCTGACGCAGTTGTCGGTCGCACGCGGCCAGGCCGTCGCCGCCGGCACGCCCGCGTTCTCGCTCGAAGCCGCGAACGAAACGGCCGCGCTGCTGCAGGCACAGCATCAGCTCGCCGCGGCGCGTGCGCAGCTCGCCGACCTGCAGACCGGCAAGCGTCCGCCGGAAGTCGCCGTCACGCAGGCGCAGCTCGTGCAGGCCACCGCGCAGGCCGCACGGGCCGCCGCGCAACTCGCGCGCGACGAACGCCAGTACGCGGCCGGCGGCCTGTCGAAGCAGCAGCTCGACGATTCGCGCACGTCCGCGCAAACCACCGCCGCGCAGATGCACGAACTGCAGAAGCAGGTCGACGTCGCGCGCCTGCCGGGCCGCGCGCAGCAAGTCGCCGCGCAGGCCGCCCAGGTCGACGCCGCGCAGGCCGCAGTAGCCGAAGCGCAATGGAAGCTCGACCAGAAGCGCGTCGCCGCACCCGCCGCCGGACGCGTGTACGACACGCTGTACCGCGTCGGCGAATGGGTGCAGGCCGGCAATCCGGTCGTGCAGATGCTGCCGCCGCAAAACCTGAAGGTGCGCTTCTTCGTGCCGGAAGCCGCCATCGCATCGCTCGCGCCGGGGCACGCGGTCGCGATCCACTGCGACGGCTGCGCGGCCGACGTGCCTGCGCGCATCACCTACGTGTCGAGCGAGGCCGAATACACGCCGCCCGTGATCTACAGCAACGAGAGCCGGACCAAGCTCGTGTTCATGATCGAGGCGCGCCCCGCCGTCGCCGACGCACCGAAGCTGCATCCGGGCCAGCCCGTCGCCGTGAGGGTGCAATGA
- a CDS encoding phytoene/squalene synthase family protein codes for MTTRTDSAYLLGDLLKNVSRSFYLTLRVLPDGMRDPVGLAYLLARAADTIADTALVAPDRRAALLTDLRDEVERLGDGAALSRSLDDVTRMQTDSHEHVLLGSMEPMLALLRAQPDADRASIRKVVATLTSGMEFDLRTFPDEQSGQVASLPTRDMLDRYTYLVAGCVGEFWTDMTGAHTRAARGWNLPGMRVKGIRFGKALQMTNILRDCAKDLRIGRCYLPDDVLRTHGLGVADLMQPDASARARGVLVDLLRITLDQYRDACLYTLAIPRRFVRLRLACLWPIMIGLETLELLAGHDAWLDPAKPAKVPRKRIYRIMASSLALVGSNTAIRARMTALADAVNAQLASPALR; via the coding sequence ATGACGACCCGAACCGATTCCGCCTACCTGCTCGGCGACCTGCTGAAGAACGTTTCCCGCTCCTTCTACCTGACGCTGCGCGTGCTGCCCGACGGCATGCGCGACCCGGTCGGGCTCGCGTACCTGCTCGCGCGCGCGGCCGACACGATTGCCGATACCGCGCTCGTCGCGCCCGATCGCCGGGCGGCGTTGCTGACCGACCTGCGCGACGAGGTCGAGCGGCTCGGCGACGGCGCGGCGCTGTCGCGTTCGCTCGACGACGTGACGCGGATGCAGACGGATTCGCACGAGCACGTGCTGCTCGGCTCGATGGAGCCGATGCTTGCGCTGCTGCGCGCGCAGCCGGACGCCGACCGCGCATCGATCCGCAAGGTCGTCGCGACGCTGACTTCGGGCATGGAATTCGACCTGCGCACGTTCCCGGACGAACAGTCGGGGCAGGTCGCGTCGCTGCCGACACGCGACATGCTCGACCGCTATACGTACCTCGTCGCGGGCTGCGTGGGCGAGTTCTGGACCGACATGACGGGCGCGCACACGCGTGCCGCGCGCGGCTGGAATTTGCCGGGCATGCGCGTGAAGGGCATCCGCTTCGGCAAGGCGCTGCAGATGACCAACATCCTGCGCGACTGCGCGAAGGACCTGCGCATCGGCCGCTGCTACCTGCCCGACGACGTGCTGCGCACGCACGGGCTCGGTGTTGCCGACCTGATGCAGCCCGACGCGTCGGCGCGCGCGCGCGGCGTGCTGGTCGACCTGCTGCGCATCACGCTCGACCAGTATCGCGATGCATGCCTGTATACGCTCGCGATTCCGCGCCGCTTCGTGCGGCTGCGGCTCGCGTGCCTGTGGCCGATCATGATCGGCCTCGAAACGCTCGAACTGCTGGCCGGCCACGATGCGTGGCTCGACCCGGCGAAGCCGGCCAAGGTGCCGAGAAAACGCATCTACCGGATCATGGCGTCGTCGCTCGCGCTGGTCGGCTCGAACACGGCGATCCGTGCGCGGATGACCGCACTCGCCGATGCGGTGAACGCGCAGCTGGCCTCGCCGGCATTGCGTTGA
- a CDS encoding TetR/AcrR family transcriptional regulator, which translates to MNAKSTVARPRGRRPSVDDFDLRDHMLDVAMQLFAEHGIAATTVAQIAAAAGVTSAMVHYYFTNREQLLDAIVEERLAQVIAFVWRPTEPQIENDPFALVAELVDRFFDVTHRMPWLPSIWLREIVHEGGLLRERMVRRIPLEHVGRFAERIRAAQQAGTLNPALEPAFLFHSIIALVMLPLATAKLWQSARGLPPIDRDVLHRHVRALLGSGLRPPAAAPRARTRSPRRPS; encoded by the coding sequence ATGAACGCGAAATCCACTGTCGCCAGGCCGCGCGGGCGCCGCCCGTCGGTGGACGATTTCGACCTGCGCGACCACATGCTCGACGTCGCGATGCAGTTGTTCGCCGAGCACGGCATCGCCGCGACGACGGTCGCGCAGATCGCCGCCGCCGCCGGCGTCACGTCCGCTATGGTCCACTACTACTTCACGAACCGCGAGCAGTTGCTCGACGCGATCGTCGAGGAACGGCTCGCGCAGGTCATCGCGTTCGTGTGGCGGCCGACCGAGCCGCAGATCGAGAACGATCCGTTCGCGCTCGTCGCCGAACTCGTCGACCGCTTCTTCGACGTCACGCATCGCATGCCGTGGCTGCCGTCGATCTGGCTGCGCGAGATCGTCCATGAAGGCGGGCTGCTGCGCGAGCGGATGGTCCGGCGCATTCCGCTCGAGCATGTCGGGCGTTTCGCCGAACGCATCCGCGCCGCGCAGCAGGCCGGCACGCTGAACCCCGCGCTGGAACCCGCGTTCCTGTTCCATTCGATCATCGCGCTCGTGATGCTGCCGCTCGCGACCGCGAAGCTGTGGCAAAGCGCACGCGGCCTGCCGCCGATCGATCGCGACGTGCTGCACCGGCACGTCCGCGCGCTGCTCGGTTCCGGCCTGCGGCCGCCGGCCGCCGCACCGCGTGCGCGGACGCGCTCGCCGCGGAGGCCGTCGTGA
- a CDS encoding ABC transporter ATP-binding protein, which produces MNAPAAPYAIDVDRLNKRFGDKHVVKDVSLRVARGEIFGFLGPNGSGKTTSIRMMCGLLTPDSGSGTCLGYDIVRDSAQIKRHVGYMTQRFSYWEDLSIRENLDFVARVYGMPDRKAAVARALDGLGLAGRADQLTGALSGGWKQRLALAACMLHEPELLLLDEPTAGVDPAARRDFWEELHRLAAQGISVLVSTHYMDEAERCHKLAYIASGELLAQGTSAEIVASQHLSTRTITGEHLTELSARLRTMPGVDQTVVFGSALHVSGRDRAALDATLARVASDDASLQVAPIDTGLEDVFIYMMGRASGPPGGASS; this is translated from the coding sequence ATGAACGCGCCGGCCGCTCCGTACGCGATCGACGTCGATCGCCTGAACAAGCGCTTCGGCGACAAGCACGTCGTGAAGGACGTCTCGCTGCGCGTCGCGCGCGGCGAGATCTTCGGCTTTCTCGGGCCGAACGGCAGCGGCAAGACGACTTCGATCCGGATGATGTGCGGCCTGCTCACGCCCGACTCGGGCAGCGGCACCTGCCTCGGCTACGACATCGTGCGCGACAGCGCGCAGATCAAGCGGCACGTCGGCTACATGACGCAGCGCTTCTCGTATTGGGAAGACCTGTCGATCCGCGAGAATCTCGATTTCGTCGCGCGCGTGTACGGGATGCCCGACCGCAAGGCGGCCGTCGCGCGCGCGCTCGACGGGCTCGGCCTCGCGGGCCGCGCGGACCAGCTCACGGGCGCGCTGTCGGGCGGCTGGAAACAGCGCCTCGCGCTGGCGGCGTGCATGCTGCACGAGCCCGAACTGCTGCTGCTCGACGAACCGACCGCCGGCGTCGATCCGGCCGCGCGCCGCGACTTCTGGGAGGAACTGCACCGGCTGGCCGCGCAAGGGATTTCAGTGCTCGTCAGCACGCACTACATGGACGAAGCCGAGCGCTGCCACAAGCTCGCGTATATCGCGTCCGGCGAACTGCTTGCGCAAGGCACGTCGGCGGAGATCGTCGCGTCGCAGCACCTGTCGACCCGCACGATCACCGGCGAGCACCTGACCGAACTGTCCGCGCGGCTGCGCACGATGCCGGGTGTCGATCAAACCGTCGTGTTCGGTTCCGCGCTGCACGTGAGCGGCCGCGATCGCGCCGCGCTCGACGCGACGCTCGCGAGGGTCGCGAGCGACGATGCGTCGCTGCAGGTCGCACCGATCGACACCGGGCTCGAGGACGTCTTCATCTACATGATGGGCCGCGCATCCGGGCCGCCCGGCGGAGCATCGTCATGA
- a CDS encoding cupin domain-containing protein — translation MIRSTLQRAALCAGLALGAALPAAAHAHDAGDNVHAIMRQVVPEAPGKLVVVATVDYAPGQASDAHRHLGSVFAVVSKGEVLSQVNGGPLHRYRAGEGWYEAPGSRHQVSRNASATEPAQLVVFGLTGEHEPLKSPIDQ, via the coding sequence ATGATCCGCTCCACGCTCCAGCGAGCCGCCCTGTGCGCGGGACTCGCGCTCGGCGCCGCGTTGCCGGCCGCCGCCCATGCACACGACGCCGGCGACAACGTGCACGCGATCATGCGGCAGGTCGTGCCCGAAGCGCCGGGCAAGCTCGTCGTCGTCGCGACCGTCGACTATGCGCCCGGCCAGGCTTCCGACGCGCACCGGCACCTCGGCTCGGTGTTCGCGGTCGTGTCGAAAGGCGAAGTGCTGTCGCAGGTGAACGGCGGCCCGCTGCATCGCTACCGAGCCGGCGAAGGCTGGTACGAGGCGCCCGGCTCGCGTCACCAGGTGTCGCGCAACGCGAGTGCGACCGAGCCCGCGCAGCTCGTCGTGTTCGGTCTGACCGGCGAACACGAGCCGCTGAAGTCGCCGATCGATCAGTGA